A DNA window from uncultured Methanoregula sp. contains the following coding sequences:
- a CDS encoding MFS transporter has product MECPAGPNAHERYWQINLALISLGALVGALAVSSITVSLAKIAADLHTGIGFASASIIVFLLVLSGLFLFFGKLADVSGYRRVFLAGTAVFTLGSLLCSFAGTVHELVLFRIIQAIGSAMISSIGPAFITRYTPESWHGRGLAYVSGAAVLGIILGPTIGMGITTLISWRWIFLFNVPVGAAILAAGWFTLPANEDTTGGRRFDLTGACLFSLASIALVLAISAVHVFTITNLLTISLALFAFAFWTLAIVYESAIEDPAFEISLFKNRHFTNANISYLLLKMVFNGPVFLFPFYLHLVLGYSYELTSIVIIVPGVTMLLTCPGVGSLTDRFSSRTLCVIGAGGAAAVYLLFAGFMASFTLVPVIIALILLGLSRGIFLVPNTKLILDHSPVEKKGAASGIMKALGNTGVILGIVIFQITFSEILLAGEAAALYHHDPFSIPMPAITAGFHAAFLLAAALSLAAIFFAWHARDADTPPCPKDS; this is encoded by the coding sequence ATGGAATGCCCGGCCGGACCCAATGCCCACGAGCGGTACTGGCAGATCAACCTCGCCCTCATCTCCCTGGGAGCCCTCGTCGGTGCGCTCGCGGTCAGCAGCATCACGGTCTCGCTTGCAAAGATAGCAGCAGATCTCCACACCGGTATCGGGTTTGCCTCGGCATCGATCATCGTCTTCCTGCTCGTCCTCTCGGGCCTCTTCCTCTTCTTCGGGAAACTGGCCGACGTCTCGGGATACCGGAGGGTCTTTCTTGCCGGAACCGCGGTCTTCACCCTGGGATCGCTCTTATGCAGTTTTGCAGGAACCGTCCACGAGCTCGTCCTCTTCCGCATCATCCAGGCGATCGGCTCTGCGATGATCTCCTCGATAGGTCCTGCGTTCATCACGCGGTACACCCCGGAGAGCTGGCACGGGCGGGGACTTGCCTATGTATCCGGCGCAGCCGTACTCGGGATCATCCTGGGCCCGACCATCGGGATGGGAATCACCACCCTCATCTCCTGGCGCTGGATCTTCCTCTTCAATGTCCCGGTCGGGGCTGCGATCCTGGCCGCCGGCTGGTTCACGCTGCCGGCCAATGAAGATACAACGGGAGGGCGGAGGTTCGATCTCACCGGGGCCTGCCTCTTCTCGCTTGCAAGCATTGCGCTCGTCCTTGCGATAAGCGCGGTGCATGTCTTCACGATAACAAATCTCCTGACGATAAGCCTGGCCCTCTTTGCATTCGCGTTCTGGACGCTCGCCATCGTGTACGAGAGCGCCATCGAGGACCCGGCGTTCGAGATCTCGCTTTTCAAGAACCGGCATTTCACCAATGCCAACATCTCGTACCTTCTCTTGAAGATGGTCTTCAACGGGCCGGTCTTCCTCTTCCCGTTCTATTTGCACCTGGTCCTTGGGTATTCCTATGAGCTGACAAGCATCGTCATCATCGTTCCCGGCGTGACCATGCTCCTGACCTGCCCGGGCGTGGGCTCGCTGACCGACCGGTTCAGCAGCCGTACCCTCTGTGTCATAGGAGCTGGCGGGGCTGCAGCAGTGTACCTCCTCTTTGCCGGCTTTATGGCGAGCTTCACTCTCGTGCCGGTCATCATCGCCCTCATCCTTCTCGGCCTCTCCCGCGGGATCTTCCTGGTCCCCAACACGAAACTGATCCTGGACCACAGCCCGGTCGAGAAGAAAGGGGCTGCCTCCGGTATCATGAAGGCTCTTGGCAATACCGGCGTCATCCTCGGAATCGTGATCTTCCAGATCACCTTCTCCGAGATCCTGCTTGCCGGAGAAGCTGCCGCACTCTACCATCATGATCCGTTCTCGATACCCATGCCGGCGATAACCGCCGGGTTCCATGCAGCCTTCCTCCTGGCAGCGGCCCTCAGTCTTGCAGCCATCTTCTTTGCCTGGCATGCCCGGGATGCGGATACCCCGCCCTGCCCGAAAGATTCCTGA
- a CDS encoding PIN domain-containing protein, whose protein sequence is MPSFFADTYAIIEILKGSPHYRPYKDAVLVTTEFNLAEFAWAVTRDYPDAAQGICSQVRHGMRLYHPGDRDYLQASHLRRESARIGKKFSLIDCVGYSVAESLALPFLTGDREFEGMSGVEFVK, encoded by the coding sequence ATGCCCTCCTTTTTTGCCGACACTTATGCAATTATTGAGATCCTGAAAGGCTCCCCTCATTATCGGCCATATAAGGATGCAGTACTGGTGACAACGGAATTCAACCTTGCAGAATTTGCCTGGGCAGTTACCCGGGATTATCCCGATGCTGCGCAGGGGATCTGCTCGCAGGTCCGGCACGGCATGAGACTGTATCATCCCGGTGACCGGGATTACCTGCAGGCCTCGCATCTGCGACGCGAATCTGCCCGTATCGGTAAAAAATTTTCCCTCATCGATTGTGTCGGTTATTCCGTGGCGGAATCCCTGGCTCTGCCATTTCTCACCGGCGACCGGGAATTTGAAGGGATGTCCGGTGTGGAATTCGTGAAATAA